In Halobacillus amylolyticus, the following proteins share a genomic window:
- the pyk gene encoding pyruvate kinase — protein sequence MRKTKIVSTIGPASESTEMLTKLIEAGMNVTRLNFSHGDFEEHGARIKNIRQAAASTGKTVAILLDTKGPEIRTGSLKDGEAYLEKGATAYVTMDEIEGDAERFSVTYPGLINDVHPGSKILLDDGLVELLVEEILQDKNEIKTTVLNNGLLKNKKGVNVPNVSVNLPGITEKDAKDIEFGIEQDVDFIAASFVRRASDVLEIRELLEKHDATQIQIIPKIENQEGVDNIDEILEVSDGLMVARGDLGVEIPAEDVPLVQKELIRKCNEVGKPVITATQMLDSMQRNPRPTRAEASDVANAIFDGTDAIMLSGETAAGDYPVEAVQTMHNIARKTETGLNYKAILNERSRHSDMTITDAISQSVTHTAINLAVNAVITPTESGHTARMISKYRPFAPIVAITSSERVNRKLSLVWGVHAVMGPHAYSTDDMLDVAVDRGLASGVVSRGDRVVITAGVPVGESGTTNLMKVHVIGDVLLKGQGIGRKSSYGRVIIAKDAEDALNRVEDGDILVTQGTDRDMMPAIEKAAGLITQEGGLTSHAAVVGLSLGIPVIVGVEDALTKIKDGSDITMDSTRGDIYEGHASVL from the coding sequence ATTAGAAAAACAAAGATAGTAAGTACAATTGGACCAGCATCTGAGTCCACCGAAATGCTTACAAAGCTTATTGAAGCGGGGATGAACGTTACTCGTTTAAATTTCTCACACGGTGATTTTGAAGAGCATGGAGCAAGAATCAAGAACATTCGGCAGGCTGCGGCATCAACAGGCAAAACAGTAGCAATTCTGTTAGATACGAAAGGACCTGAAATTCGTACAGGCTCACTTAAAGACGGTGAGGCGTATTTAGAAAAAGGTGCTACGGCCTATGTGACTATGGATGAGATCGAAGGGGATGCTGAACGTTTTTCTGTAACCTATCCAGGTTTAATTAACGATGTCCACCCAGGATCAAAGATACTTCTCGATGACGGGCTTGTCGAACTTTTGGTCGAAGAGATTTTACAAGACAAAAATGAAATTAAAACGACCGTGTTAAATAACGGACTCTTAAAAAACAAAAAAGGTGTTAATGTTCCAAATGTCAGTGTTAATCTCCCTGGTATTACAGAAAAAGATGCGAAGGATATTGAATTTGGAATTGAACAGGATGTCGATTTTATTGCTGCCTCCTTCGTACGTCGGGCCTCAGATGTTCTTGAAATTAGAGAACTGTTAGAAAAACATGATGCTACACAGATTCAAATCATTCCTAAGATTGAGAATCAGGAAGGTGTCGATAACATCGATGAGATCCTTGAGGTCAGTGATGGATTAATGGTTGCTCGTGGGGATCTGGGTGTAGAAATTCCTGCTGAAGATGTTCCTCTTGTGCAAAAAGAACTGATTCGTAAATGTAATGAAGTTGGCAAGCCAGTTATTACTGCAACTCAAATGCTGGATTCTATGCAACGTAACCCTCGTCCAACACGGGCAGAAGCATCGGATGTTGCGAATGCGATTTTTGACGGGACAGATGCGATCATGCTTTCCGGAGAAACGGCTGCAGGTGATTATCCTGTAGAAGCAGTCCAAACTATGCATAACATTGCAAGGAAAACTGAAACTGGGTTAAATTATAAGGCGATCTTAAATGAGCGCTCAAGACATAGTGATATGACCATCACTGACGCTATTAGTCAATCTGTTACACATACAGCGATTAACCTTGCAGTGAATGCAGTAATTACACCGACGGAAAGTGGTCATACAGCAAGAATGATTTCTAAGTACCGTCCTTTTGCTCCAATCGTTGCTATTACTTCAAGTGAACGAGTCAACCGCAAGTTGTCACTAGTATGGGGTGTACATGCTGTTATGGGACCCCACGCTTATTCTACAGATGATATGCTTGACGTAGCTGTAGATCGCGGTTTAGCATCGGGTGTCGTGTCCCGCGGCGACCGTGTCGTTATTACAGCTGGTGTTCCTGTTGGCGAGAGCGGCACAACCAACTTGATGAAGGTGCATGTAATTGGCGATGTTTTACTAAAAGGTCAAGGTATCGGACGTAAAAGTTCTTATGGTCGTGTCATCATAGCCAAAGATGCAGAAGATGCCCTCAACCGTGTTGAAGATGGAGATATTCTCGTCACACAGGGTACAGACCGTGATATGATGCCGGCCATTGAAAAAGCTGCTGGACTTATTACACAGGAAGGCGGACTAACGTCACATGCAGCTGTGGTAGGGTTAAGTCTTGGGATTCCTGTTATTGTAGGAGTAGAAGACGCCTTAACTAAAATTAAAGATGGATCAGATATAACAATGGATAGCACACGTGGAGATATTTATGAAGGGCATGCGAGTGTTCTTTGA
- the accD gene encoding acetyl-CoA carboxylase, carboxyltransferase subunit beta: protein MLRDFFSKKKRYASIPSQEAKQDVPEGLMQKCPSCQKIFYRKELIRNINVCPHCDHHHKLNAFERIEHLFDEQSFEEWDKYMISNNPLNFPDYEEKLEKDRKKSDLNEAVVTGKASLNGLHTAVAVMDSRFRMGSMGSVVGEKITNGIEQARKERIPFIIFTASGGARMQEGVLSLMQMGKTSIALQRLHQDGGLFISVMTHPTTGGVSASFASLGDYNFAEPGALIGFAGRRIIEQTIREKLPDDFQTAEFLLEHGQLDRVVHRHDMKDTLATILDLHQTGGGPV from the coding sequence TTGCTTAGAGATTTTTTCAGCAAGAAGAAAAGGTATGCGTCCATTCCTAGTCAGGAAGCAAAGCAGGATGTACCTGAAGGTCTGATGCAAAAATGTCCAAGTTGTCAAAAGATCTTTTATAGAAAAGAATTAATAAGAAATATCAATGTCTGTCCTCATTGTGATCACCATCATAAGTTAAATGCTTTTGAAAGAATAGAGCATTTATTTGATGAGCAATCCTTTGAAGAATGGGACAAATATATGATTTCGAACAACCCATTGAATTTTCCAGATTATGAAGAAAAGCTCGAGAAGGATCGAAAGAAATCTGATCTGAATGAAGCTGTGGTTACCGGAAAAGCAAGTCTTAATGGTCTGCACACAGCAGTTGCTGTAATGGACTCCCGCTTTCGTATGGGAAGCATGGGTTCTGTTGTTGGCGAGAAAATCACGAATGGAATCGAACAGGCCAGGAAAGAGAGAATTCCTTTCATTATTTTCACGGCTTCTGGCGGAGCGCGTATGCAAGAAGGTGTGCTCAGCTTAATGCAAATGGGGAAAACATCGATTGCCTTACAACGTCTCCATCAAGATGGTGGTTTGTTTATTTCTGTAATGACACATCCGACAACGGGAGGGGTGTCGGCAAGCTTTGCTTCTTTAGGAGATTATAATTTTGCAGAGCCTGGGGCATTAATTGGTTTTGCTGGTCGAAGAATCATTGAACAAACGATACGAGAAAAACTCCCTGATGATTTCCAGACAGCAGAGTTTTTGCTCGAGCATGGCCAGTTGGATCGTGTCGTCCATCGTCATGACATGAAAGATACACTTGCTACGATACTTGATCTTCATCAGACGGGAGGCGGCCCTGTATGA
- the accA gene encoding acetyl-CoA carboxylase carboxyl transferase subunit alpha has product MKHVLEFEKPVIELREKIAELKRLTEESEMDLSEEIVTLENRLEKLEKDVYDRMKPWDRVQMARHPERPTTLDYIDHIFTDFLELHGDRLYGDDEAIVSGIAKLDGRPITVIGHQRGKDTKENIRRNFGMPHPEGYRKALRLMKQAEKFQRPIITFIDTKGAYPGRAAEERGQSEAIARNLLEMSGLTVPILCVVIGEGGSGGALGLGIGDRIFMLENSTYSVISPEGAAALLWKDSNLAQQAAETMKITAQDLKSLQVIDEVIPEIRGGAHRDIEGQAKEIKQLLNTSLADLEQKKQDDLLEERFNKYKKIGDYTHLDI; this is encoded by the coding sequence ATGAAGCACGTATTAGAATTTGAAAAGCCTGTTATTGAACTACGTGAAAAAATTGCGGAACTAAAGCGGCTAACCGAAGAAAGCGAAATGGATCTAAGTGAAGAAATTGTCACACTAGAAAATCGATTAGAAAAGCTTGAGAAAGATGTATATGATCGCATGAAGCCATGGGATCGCGTCCAGATGGCTCGACATCCTGAGCGGCCGACCACCCTTGATTACATCGATCATATATTTACAGATTTTCTAGAACTCCATGGCGATCGTTTGTACGGAGATGATGAAGCCATCGTCTCAGGTATCGCTAAATTGGATGGCCGTCCTATTACGGTGATCGGCCATCAACGTGGAAAAGATACGAAAGAAAACATCAGACGGAACTTTGGAATGCCCCATCCAGAAGGTTACCGAAAGGCTTTACGTTTGATGAAGCAGGCTGAAAAGTTTCAGCGTCCGATTATTACGTTTATTGATACGAAGGGTGCTTATCCTGGCCGTGCTGCAGAGGAACGCGGACAAAGTGAAGCCATTGCCAGGAATTTATTGGAAATGTCGGGGTTAACTGTTCCTATCCTTTGCGTTGTCATCGGTGAAGGTGGAAGTGGTGGAGCATTAGGGCTTGGAATTGGTGACCGTATTTTTATGCTGGAGAATTCTACTTATTCAGTTATTTCTCCAGAGGGTGCTGCTGCATTACTTTGGAAAGACTCGAACCTTGCCCAGCAAGCTGCAGAAACGATGAAAATTACTGCACAAGATTTAAAATCCCTCCAAGTTATCGATGAAGTGATTCCCGAAATACGTGGGGGCGCACACCGAGATATTGAGGGACAAGCCAAAGAGATAAAACAATTATTAAACACATCTTTAGCAGATCTTGAGCAAAAAAAACAGGATGATTTATTGGAAGAGCGTTTTAATAAATATAAAAAAATTGGTGATTATACACATCTTGATATATAA
- a CDS encoding FadR/GntR family transcriptional regulator, with amino-acid sequence MSRSLNEKVYEGVLEQIKFYIEANKLTPGDKLPSERELSERLQVGRSSIREALRAMELLGLIETRRGEGTFMRAYRPYHMVELLSKFLLNESRTREELLTAKQMLEKEALLLSVGRLSNDQLAGMSEILQGDHSCERHQRLFCYLFEQCNHPLLLSMWQFIIGFTNTVHDITYRDAWYKQMEAIVGNGSPEQLLALFDCE; translated from the coding sequence GTGTCCCGATCTTTGAATGAAAAAGTGTATGAAGGGGTTTTGGAGCAGATCAAGTTCTATATTGAGGCGAATAAGTTAACTCCGGGTGATAAACTACCTTCTGAACGAGAGTTGAGCGAGCGCCTTCAGGTAGGAAGATCCTCCATTCGTGAAGCGTTACGAGCGATGGAATTGTTAGGGTTGATTGAAACCCGTCGCGGGGAAGGAACCTTTATGAGAGCATATCGCCCTTATCATATGGTAGAGTTATTATCAAAATTCTTATTAAATGAGTCGAGGACTCGAGAAGAGTTGTTAACGGCGAAGCAGATGTTGGAAAAAGAAGCACTGCTTCTATCTGTTGGACGGTTATCAAACGATCAATTGGCGGGTATGTCGGAAATATTACAGGGAGACCATTCTTGTGAAAGGCATCAGCGCCTATTTTGTTATTTGTTTGAACAATGCAATCATCCGCTCCTTTTATCGATGTGGCAGTTTATCATAGGATTTACAAATACGGTCCACGACATCACTTATCGGGATGCTTGGTATAAACAGATGGAAGCAATCGTCGGAAACGGCTCTCCTGAGCAACTATTAGCTTTATTTGACTGTGAATAA
- the pfkA gene encoding 6-phosphofructokinase: MKKIGVLTSGGDAPGMNAAIRAVVRKAIFHGVEVYGIQHGYQGLLDGAIEKMELGSVGDIIQRGGTKLYSARCEEFKTEEGQQKGIKQLQKYGIEGLIAIGGDGTFMGAKKLTEKGYPCIGVPGTIDNDIPGTDFTIGFDTALNTIIDAIDKIRDTATSHERTYVIEVMGRDAGDLALWAGLADGAESILIPEVKDDFDDVVDRLKRGHERGKKHSIIILAEGMGSGFDYGKKIKEATDLETRVTVLGHTQRGGSPSASDRVLASRLGAYAVDLLIAGKAGRMVGIEKNELVDHDIVEILNTKHSVDLDLYHLSNELSI; encoded by the coding sequence ATGAAGAAAATTGGCGTATTGACGAGTGGTGGCGATGCCCCTGGCATGAATGCTGCTATTCGTGCCGTAGTTCGAAAGGCTATTTTCCATGGTGTAGAAGTGTATGGTATTCAACACGGCTACCAAGGGCTGCTCGATGGGGCGATTGAAAAAATGGAATTAGGTTCCGTTGGAGATATCATTCAGCGTGGAGGAACAAAGCTCTATTCAGCACGTTGTGAAGAATTCAAAACGGAAGAGGGTCAGCAAAAAGGAATTAAACAATTGCAAAAGTATGGCATTGAAGGCCTGATTGCTATTGGTGGAGATGGCACATTTATGGGGGCTAAGAAGCTTACGGAAAAAGGCTATCCTTGTATAGGTGTGCCCGGAACGATCGATAATGACATTCCTGGTACTGACTTTACTATTGGGTTCGACACAGCTCTAAATACAATAATTGATGCAATCGATAAGATTCGTGACACCGCTACATCACATGAACGGACGTATGTGATTGAAGTTATGGGCCGTGATGCCGGTGATCTGGCTCTATGGGCTGGCTTAGCTGATGGTGCAGAGAGTATTCTGATACCTGAAGTCAAGGATGATTTTGATGACGTTGTTGATCGTCTTAAGCGTGGGCACGAACGAGGCAAGAAACATAGTATTATTATTTTGGCAGAAGGTATGGGAAGTGGATTTGACTACGGTAAGAAAATTAAAGAGGCGACAGACTTGGAAACACGCGTTACGGTACTAGGTCATACGCAGCGCGGCGGTTCTCCTTCAGCATCTGATCGGGTGTTGGCTAGCCGACTAGGTGCCTATGCTGTAGACTTGTTGATAGCTGGTAAAGCAGGACGGATGGTCGGAATTGAAAAGAATGAATTAGTGGACCATGATATTGTGGAAATACTAAATACTAAGCATTCTGTTGACCTTGACTTATATCATCTATCAAATGAGTTATCGATTTAA
- the dnaE gene encoding DNA polymerase III subunit alpha, producing the protein MSFTHLHVHSGYSLMNSTIQIPSLVRKAKELGFTALALTDDNVMSGAVTFYKACVEEGIKPLLGMRVHLQYKGETFPIVLLAKNLSGYQELLSISTMKQTSEDQLSLYDLPKRTDNLAAILTVSDTSWGQSIINGMFDLVEKDLSEWRTFFNDVSLGVKDYGVRVERQLHQPLKEWSTLKGIPVTAMNEVRYLESSGADAYYCLRAIDNGEKYTPDTHRGNHEYLKAPEEVDAYYKEWWPEVLETNQRIVQSCHVQLDFDQQLIPTFPVPDGQTSDEYLRSLCEQELDSKYNENKEEAKARLNHELDVITSMQFSDYFLIVWDFIDYAKKAGMEAGPGRGSAAGSIVSYLLGITQVEPLHYKLFFERFLNPERITMPDIDIDFPDDRRDEVIAYVANKYGSEHVAQICTFGTFASRSVLRELFKAMSVDHNDAVFILKHIKGGSSNPLKQQVQKSEPLKEYVRSSSHLQKVFQMAIQLEGLPRHVSTHAAGVVISEEPLVRHTALMEGQSNVNLTQMAMGDIESVGLLKVDFLGLKNLSMMRRIEKKIQDYRDRNFSIKAIPLDDKLTFELLQQGKTNGVFQLESQGMKGVLQRLRPNHFEDVVAVNALYRPGPMEYIPVYVNRKHGREDIDYPHEDLQPILQSTFGVLVYQEQIMQVAQKLAGYSLGEADLLRRAVSKKQRELLVQQRQQFVTSSTAIGYSEGVANELFDWIVKFASYGFNRSHAVAYSVISYQLAYLKAHYPSHFLAELINSTIGDRDKLSTHLREAKDLSAKLKGPSINYSHSYARDEHGAIRLGFLSIKGIGFQAAQAIIEARKEGLFKHLNDFCLRVPSKEVSRSCIESLIMAGAFDELQQNRASLLASIDKALEQGELFKEFQDQPGLFSSDLDMGGKAISVDPFPILQQLTMEKEVLGTYLSEHPLEAHRPQLVQKSFITLNEALRRKQAKSVKAAVVVEQMKEIRTKRGDPMSFLTVSDETTEVDAVLFPDVYRDARLWLDNQMLAVIRGKIEERNGRKQWVITTISHFNEQERGNKLSQRLFIKTTISDENKALARLNKLSSYFPGNTPVLLFRSDDRKTYQLGKSYSLNVSEECLRKLHEFFGSSSVALR; encoded by the coding sequence ATGTCGTTTACACACTTACATGTACATAGTGGGTATAGCCTAATGAACAGTACAATCCAAATCCCATCCCTTGTAAGAAAAGCAAAAGAACTTGGCTTCACTGCTCTTGCACTAACGGACGATAATGTAATGAGTGGGGCAGTTACTTTTTATAAAGCTTGTGTAGAGGAAGGAATAAAACCTTTACTCGGTATGAGAGTCCATCTCCAGTATAAGGGAGAGACATTTCCTATTGTGCTGCTTGCTAAAAATTTGTCAGGGTATCAGGAGCTGCTCTCGATTAGCACGATGAAGCAAACCTCAGAGGATCAGCTTTCCCTCTATGATTTACCAAAACGAACGGATAATCTTGCAGCCATCCTTACTGTATCAGATACTTCTTGGGGTCAATCCATTATAAATGGAATGTTTGACCTTGTGGAGAAGGACCTCTCGGAATGGCGGACTTTCTTTAATGATGTAAGCTTAGGTGTAAAAGATTATGGTGTTCGTGTAGAACGACAGCTTCATCAACCATTGAAGGAATGGTCAACTCTTAAAGGAATACCTGTGACAGCAATGAACGAGGTACGTTATCTTGAATCCTCAGGCGCTGATGCTTACTACTGTTTGCGCGCCATTGACAATGGCGAAAAGTACACTCCTGATACGCATAGGGGGAACCATGAATATTTAAAAGCACCAGAAGAAGTGGACGCTTATTATAAAGAGTGGTGGCCTGAAGTTCTTGAAACGAACCAAAGAATTGTCCAATCCTGCCATGTGCAGCTAGACTTTGATCAACAGCTTATCCCCACTTTCCCTGTCCCGGACGGGCAAACGTCTGATGAATACCTGCGCTCTCTCTGTGAGCAGGAGTTAGATTCAAAGTATAATGAGAACAAGGAGGAAGCAAAAGCAAGGTTGAATCATGAGCTTGATGTTATTACGTCGATGCAATTCAGTGATTACTTTTTAATCGTATGGGACTTTATTGACTATGCCAAAAAAGCAGGGATGGAAGCAGGACCCGGGCGTGGTTCAGCAGCAGGATCGATCGTTAGTTACTTGTTAGGCATTACCCAGGTTGAGCCACTTCATTACAAGCTATTCTTCGAGCGTTTTTTAAATCCTGAACGAATTACTATGCCAGATATTGATATTGACTTTCCAGACGACAGGCGTGATGAAGTCATTGCCTACGTGGCCAATAAATATGGGAGTGAACACGTTGCTCAAATCTGTACGTTCGGTACCTTTGCCTCAAGAAGTGTTTTAAGGGAATTGTTTAAAGCAATGAGTGTTGATCACAATGATGCAGTCTTTATTCTCAAGCATATTAAAGGAGGATCGTCGAATCCATTGAAGCAGCAGGTTCAAAAATCTGAACCATTGAAAGAGTACGTACGTTCTTCTTCTCATCTGCAAAAAGTTTTTCAGATGGCGATCCAACTAGAAGGATTGCCGAGACATGTGTCTACACATGCTGCGGGGGTTGTGATAAGTGAAGAACCACTCGTTCGGCATACGGCTCTTATGGAAGGACAGAGTAACGTGAATCTTACCCAAATGGCTATGGGTGATATAGAATCAGTCGGCTTGTTAAAAGTGGATTTTCTTGGTCTTAAAAATCTTTCAATGATGAGAAGAATTGAGAAGAAAATACAAGATTATAGGGATCGGAATTTTTCAATTAAAGCGATTCCTTTGGACGATAAGTTAACCTTTGAGTTATTACAACAAGGAAAGACAAATGGAGTCTTTCAATTAGAATCTCAAGGGATGAAGGGTGTTCTTCAACGTTTAAGACCGAACCATTTCGAAGATGTCGTTGCAGTAAACGCCTTGTATCGTCCTGGACCAATGGAATATATTCCTGTTTATGTAAATAGGAAGCATGGGAGGGAGGATATTGACTATCCGCATGAGGATTTACAGCCGATTTTACAGTCTACATTTGGAGTTCTGGTTTACCAGGAGCAAATCATGCAAGTGGCCCAAAAATTGGCGGGGTACTCTCTTGGAGAAGCAGATTTATTGCGTCGGGCGGTAAGTAAGAAACAGCGCGAATTGTTAGTTCAGCAGAGACAGCAATTTGTTACAAGTTCGACAGCCATTGGTTATTCTGAAGGTGTAGCTAATGAGCTGTTTGACTGGATTGTGAAGTTTGCAAGTTATGGTTTTAACAGAAGTCATGCTGTTGCCTATAGTGTGATTTCATATCAGCTTGCCTACTTGAAGGCACATTATCCTTCACACTTTTTAGCCGAACTCATCAATTCGACAATCGGTGACCGTGATAAACTTTCCACACACTTGCGGGAAGCCAAAGATTTAAGTGCTAAATTAAAGGGACCTTCGATAAATTACAGCCATTCCTATGCCAGAGACGAGCATGGAGCAATTAGGCTAGGTTTTCTTTCTATAAAAGGGATAGGCTTTCAAGCAGCTCAAGCTATTATAGAAGCTAGAAAAGAGGGACTGTTTAAGCATTTAAATGATTTTTGTCTAAGAGTACCGAGTAAGGAAGTGTCCAGGTCTTGTATTGAATCACTAATCATGGCAGGAGCTTTTGACGAGTTACAGCAAAATCGTGCCAGTTTGCTTGCAAGCATCGACAAGGCTTTGGAACAAGGTGAACTGTTTAAAGAATTTCAAGATCAGCCTGGGTTGTTCAGCTCAGATTTAGACATGGGTGGCAAGGCGATCTCCGTCGATCCATTTCCTATTTTGCAACAACTCACTATGGAAAAGGAAGTGTTAGGTACCTATTTATCTGAGCATCCGCTTGAGGCCCATCGACCTCAGCTTGTCCAGAAAAGTTTCATCACATTAAATGAAGCACTTCGGCGAAAGCAAGCGAAATCAGTTAAAGCTGCTGTTGTCGTTGAGCAAATGAAGGAAATCAGGACGAAGCGCGGGGACCCAATGTCGTTCCTGACAGTAAGCGACGAAACAACTGAAGTAGATGCTGTGCTTTTTCCAGATGTATATCGAGATGCCAGGTTATGGCTGGATAATCAAATGTTAGCGGTTATTCGAGGTAAAATTGAAGAAAGAAATGGTCGGAAACAATGGGTCATTACTACTATTTCACATTTTAATGAACAGGAGCGTGGAAATAAACTAAGTCAAAGATTGTTTATCAAGACGACTATCTCTGATGAGAATAAAGCATTAGCCAGATTGAACAAACTATCCAGCTATTTCCCTGGTAACACCCCTGTACTCCTTTTTCGTTCCGATGATCGCAAAACATATCAGCTTGGGAAATCGTATTCATTAAACGTATCTGAAGAATGCCTGCGTAAATTACATGAATTTTTCGGGTCTTCCTCGGTGGCTCTAAGATAG
- a CDS encoding FxsA family protein has protein sequence MFRWLFLLIIIVPALEIALFIWAGQIIGPWWVILLIITTGVVGAWLAKQQGLETVRKVQSSMGAGHEPGETLLDGACILVGGTLLLTPGFISDTVGFLLLLPFTRPPIKAFLRKIIMKMMDRNTITIYRR, from the coding sequence ATGTTTCGCTGGCTATTCCTTTTAATTATTATTGTACCAGCATTAGAAATTGCGCTTTTCATCTGGGCTGGTCAAATTATCGGACCGTGGTGGGTTATTTTATTAATTATAACAACTGGAGTGGTAGGGGCATGGTTAGCCAAGCAGCAAGGTTTAGAAACGGTTCGCAAAGTACAATCCTCGATGGGGGCAGGTCATGAGCCTGGAGAGACTTTATTAGATGGTGCATGTATCCTGGTCGGAGGCACGCTTTTACTTACACCAGGTTTTATTAGTGATACAGTTGGTTTCCTTTTGTTACTGCCTTTTACTAGACCGCCGATCAAAGCATTCTTACGTAAAATTATTATGAAAATGATGGATCGTAACACAATTACAATTTATCGCAGGTAA
- a CDS encoding NAD(P)-dependent malic enzyme, with product MSNLRDEALHIHRANKGKLETNSKIPIRNARDLSLAYSPGVAEPCKEIYDHKESVYDYTMKGNMVAVVSDGSAVLGLGNIGPEAALPVMEGKAALFKSFAGVDAFPICLNTRDVDQIVQTVKLMEPTFGGVNLEDIAAPNCFIIEERLKKETNIPIFHDDQHGTAIVTVAGLVNALKITGKSFSDIKVVANGAGAAGIAIIKLLYHFGVRDIIMCDSKGAIYEGRPNGMNDVKDEVAKITNKDKVSGNLEEIMEGADVFIGVSVGGLLSKEMVSKMNDESIIFAMANPEPEIMPEDAKESGARVIGTGRSDFPNQVNNVLAFPGIFRGALDVRATRINEKMKIAAVEAIASLVSNEELHEDYVIPAPFDPRVAPAVAASVARAAMESGVARHQVDPEEVAEKTRQLTLIDEEGL from the coding sequence GTGTCAAACTTACGTGATGAAGCACTACATATTCACCGTGCTAATAAAGGTAAACTAGAAACTAACTCGAAGATCCCCATTAGAAACGCGAGGGACTTAAGTCTTGCGTATTCACCAGGCGTTGCTGAACCTTGCAAAGAAATTTATGATCATAAAGAGTCGGTCTATGATTATACGATGAAAGGAAACATGGTTGCCGTCGTAAGCGATGGCTCCGCTGTACTAGGTTTAGGAAATATTGGACCAGAAGCTGCTCTTCCGGTGATGGAAGGTAAAGCTGCTTTATTTAAAAGCTTTGCCGGTGTAGACGCGTTCCCTATTTGCTTAAACACAAGAGATGTAGATCAGATTGTGCAAACAGTCAAACTAATGGAACCTACTTTTGGTGGAGTAAACTTAGAAGATATTGCAGCTCCTAACTGTTTTATTATTGAAGAACGATTAAAGAAAGAAACGAATATCCCTATCTTTCATGATGATCAGCATGGGACAGCAATTGTAACCGTAGCCGGATTAGTTAATGCGTTAAAGATTACAGGGAAGTCCTTTTCTGACATTAAGGTTGTGGCTAATGGTGCTGGGGCCGCCGGCATTGCAATCATTAAACTGCTATACCACTTCGGAGTACGCGACATTATTATGTGTGATTCTAAAGGCGCGATTTATGAGGGGCGCCCAAATGGTATGAATGATGTAAAAGATGAAGTAGCAAAAATAACTAATAAAGATAAAGTAAGCGGCAACTTAGAAGAAATCATGGAAGGCGCCGACGTATTCATTGGCGTTTCAGTTGGTGGTTTGCTCTCAAAAGAGATGGTCTCTAAAATGAATGACGAGTCCATTATTTTTGCAATGGCAAACCCTGAACCGGAAATTATGCCGGAGGATGCGAAAGAATCAGGTGCACGTGTAATAGGGACAGGCCGATCTGATTTTCCGAACCAGGTGAATAATGTGTTAGCCTTCCCAGGGATTTTTCGAGGAGCACTTGATGTTCGTGCTACACGTATTAATGAAAAAATGAAGATTGCTGCGGTTGAAGCGATTGCTTCATTAGTAAGCAATGAGGAGCTTCATGAGGATTATGTTATCCCTGCTCCCTTTGATCCTAGAGTAGCACCGGCAGTTGCAGCTAGTGTGGCTCGAGCTGCTATGGAATCAGGTGTTGCCAGACATCAGGTTGATCCAGAAGAAGTAGCGGAAAAGACAAGACAACTTACCCTTATTGATGAAGAAGGATTATGA